One part of the Chroogloeocystis siderophila 5.2 s.c.1 genome encodes these proteins:
- a CDS encoding DICT sensory domain-containing protein has translation MLEGSILQQLATAHANTKQPLNLGVYYKNTLVALCHALEDCVLTSNSPPLVITAFQQGKWYLQEADRYSQIAQKARHIAIMAAPDTGFAEHPTSQLANVDLVALDPKDPVAQEWHLIIYSPSYTAMVLCQELSAADYGTAGRPTVDLERKFYGFWTFEPALVRETVDLAIAHIGKYNPELRQQLITQVAAIAKATPTQLDDLGYTVSRVVDYLQISQSGVHQLAPDAQQILDQNLVSNELQAFLRLAQLIDLADTDNPMAAAETAALAETIGQLLDLPAWQLKRLRLAGLLHRIAPATVGVQYGDDAPSCPLVPAAQVLRTMPRMQAIAHIITHQNEWWDGSGQPAGLSGQEIPLESRILGLVAAFQKRVTQLQASQPQQTSVLTQALTEFKQQQGQAWDPKLIDTLELLVMGLQQGLELPIAAPKISAGMWLVEPQTSDDSNNANQSARSQV, from the coding sequence ATGTTAGAAGGTTCTATACTCCAACAGCTAGCCACCGCCCACGCTAATACTAAACAACCTCTTAATTTGGGTGTGTATTACAAAAATACCCTTGTCGCGCTTTGTCACGCCTTAGAAGACTGTGTTCTTACCTCGAATAGTCCACCATTAGTCATTACCGCGTTTCAACAAGGAAAATGGTATCTCCAAGAGGCAGACAGATACAGTCAAATCGCACAAAAGGCAAGACATATCGCGATTATGGCAGCCCCAGATACGGGTTTTGCCGAACATCCGACAAGTCAACTTGCAAACGTCGATTTAGTCGCGTTAGACCCCAAAGATCCTGTAGCGCAAGAGTGGCATTTAATTATTTATTCTCCTAGTTACACCGCGATGGTGTTATGTCAGGAATTATCCGCAGCTGATTATGGAACTGCTGGCAGACCAACAGTAGACCTTGAGCGTAAGTTTTACGGGTTTTGGACATTTGAGCCAGCACTTGTGCGAGAAACGGTAGATTTAGCGATTGCCCACATTGGCAAATACAATCCCGAACTTCGCCAACAACTTATCACCCAAGTCGCCGCGATCGCCAAAGCAACACCAACGCAATTAGATGATTTGGGTTACACCGTCTCGCGCGTTGTCGATTATCTACAAATTAGTCAAAGTGGCGTTCATCAGTTAGCACCCGATGCCCAACAAATACTCGACCAAAACTTAGTTTCCAACGAGTTACAAGCATTTTTGCGACTCGCACAACTGATCGACCTAGCCGATACCGATAATCCAATGGCAGCAGCAGAAACTGCCGCTTTAGCCGAAACCATCGGACAATTATTAGACTTACCCGCGTGGCAATTAAAACGCTTGCGCCTTGCGGGATTACTGCATCGCATCGCCCCTGCAACGGTAGGAGTACAATACGGTGACGACGCACCGAGTTGCCCGTTAGTCCCCGCAGCCCAAGTATTGCGCACAATGCCGCGAATGCAGGCGATCGCCCACATCATCACGCACCAAAACGAGTGGTGGGACGGTAGCGGTCAACCTGCGGGTTTATCAGGGCAAGAAATTCCTTTAGAATCACGCATTTTAGGCTTAGTTGCGGCGTTTCAAAAACGCGTTACCCAACTCCAAGCATCACAACCACAGCAAACTTCGGTTTTGACACAAGCGTTAACCGAGTTTAAACAACAGCAAGGACAAGCCTGGGACCCAAAACTGATTGACACGCTAGAACTATTAGTGATGGGTTTGCAACAAGGCTTGGAATTGCCAATAGCAGCACCAAAAATCAGTGCGGGAATGTGGCTTGTCGAGCCGCAAACGAGTGATGATAGCAACAATGCGAATCAATCAGCAAGGAGTCAGGTGTGA
- a CDS encoding catalase: protein MWDFWLLSPEALHQITILFSDQGKPKTYRHMVKHAASKNARIYRLSIVVRFSVG, encoded by the coding sequence ATGTGGGATTTCTGGTTACTCAGTCCTGAAGCGCTACATCAGATTACAATTTTATTTAGCGATCAGGGTAAGCCGAAAACCTATCGCCACATGGTTAAACATGCAGCAAGCAAAAATGCACGAATATATCGATTATCGATTGTGGTGCGCTTCTCGGTTGGTTGA
- a CDS encoding catalase has protein sequence MSDRNTLTTANGTPVADNQNSLTTGDRRPFVLMQDFHLMEKLAHFNRERIPERVVHANGAAAFGTFTVTRDITCYSKAKVFFRNWQANSSSLTILYRWWRKRVS, from the coding sequence ATGTCAGATCGTAATACTTTGACAACCGCGAATGGAACTCCTGTTGCAGATAACCAGAACTCTTTAACCACAGGCGATCGCCGGCCTTTTGTGCTTATGCAAGATTTTCACTTGATGGAGAAGCTAGCACACTTCAACCGCGAACGAATTCCTGAGCGCGTTGTTCATGCGAACGGAGCCGCTGCATTTGGTACATTTACTGTTACCCGCGACATTACTTGCTACAGCAAAGCGAAAGTTTTTTTCCGAAATTGGCAAGCAAACTCTAGTTCTCTTACGATTCTCTACCGTTGGTGGCGAAAAAGGGTCAGCTGA
- a CDS encoding catalase → MRLSIYTEEDNWNLTGNTPVFFIRDPLKFFDFIHTLKVQPANKLQRC, encoded by the coding sequence TTGCGGTTAAGTATTTATACCGAAGAGGACAATTGGAATTTAACAGGTAACACACCAGTCTTTTTCATCCGCGATCCGCTCAAGTTTTTTGATTTCATACATACACTAAAAGTGCAACCCGCAAACAAACTGCAAAGATGCTAA
- a CDS encoding DUF4079 domain-containing protein: MNLPSFLWLWKIAAWSMGLSLLAYLLLAVTGVWMLRARTTRKPRPSWLRSLHFMFGGSLVLLVLLLLAIGIVGTLGHFGSLGHSSHLSAGLLVVGLVLLSAVSAILIDRFTWMRSLHIGTNILLFLGLVWVSLTGWDVVQKYLP, encoded by the coding sequence TTGAATCTGCCTTCCTTCCTGTGGTTGTGGAAAATAGCAGCATGGTCGATGGGATTATCGCTGCTAGCCTATCTGTTGTTGGCTGTAACTGGTGTTTGGATGTTGCGCGCCAGGACGACACGCAAACCGCGTCCTAGTTGGCTGCGATCGCTGCATTTTATGTTTGGTGGTAGCTTAGTTCTTTTAGTGCTACTTTTACTAGCAATTGGAATTGTAGGTACACTCGGTCACTTCGGTAGTCTAGGTCACTCTTCGCATCTTTCAGCAGGTTTACTTGTCGTAGGTTTAGTTTTACTCTCCGCAGTCAGCGCGATATTAATTGATCGTTTCACGTGGATGAGATCGCTGCACATCGGGACAAATATTCTTCTATTCCTTGGGTTAGTTTGGGTATCGTTGACAGGCTGGGATGTTGTGCAAAAGTATTTACCTTGA
- a CDS encoding STAS domain-containing protein produces the protein MMQTMIAYPKIKLIKPYGFFDAASAAEFQRQLKIAVTQDDHTGILVDMENVESINSAGLIALVQSLNLAKTWGKRFSLCAVSPALRIIFELTQLDLVLEIFESFAAFEAAIAVPEVATAHSYYSQQSMCA, from the coding sequence ATGATGCAAACAATGATTGCCTATCCAAAGATTAAGCTAATTAAACCTTACGGTTTTTTTGATGCTGCAAGTGCGGCAGAATTTCAGCGACAACTAAAAATAGCAGTTACCCAAGATGACCACACTGGTATTTTAGTAGATATGGAAAACGTGGAATCTATTAATAGTGCGGGTCTAATTGCGTTGGTTCAGAGTCTAAATCTCGCGAAAACCTGGGGAAAAAGGTTTAGTCTGTGTGCGGTGTCACCAGCATTGCGGATAATTTTTGAATTAACTCAGCTTGATCTTGTATTAGAGATCTTTGAAAGTTTTGCGGCTTTTGAGGCGGCGATCGCTGTTCCAGAGGTAGCAACAGCACATAGCTACTATTCACAGCAAAGTATGTGTGCATAG
- a CDS encoding cytochrome-c peroxidase yields MTVIVAIAVLAGHTVSAQLVPQEPSQPLTSLKTVPIPEPANLGEFVSDRAAAIRLGKALFWDMQIGSDGIQACASCHFHAGTDTRAKNQLSPGLLRVNADGSPNPDQTFSVGSGPNYTLKPEDFPFHKLADPNNRSSAVLADSNDVAGSQGVPLTKFNSTTPGNAQDNVTVQPDAVFHVNGVNVRQVTERNTPSTINAVFNFRNFWDGRAQDEFNGVNPFGSRDPNARVIKASRPAALPQEVKISLKNASLASQAVGPPLSSVEESATGRIFPDIGNKLGRVKRRLLPRETGKKLRALRPLSKQLVAADDSVLGGLSRGRQPGLKTTYTAMIKAAFKPEWWRSNYLINVDASGNRSFVPRKASQTADADGIVDPSQLPSQQYTLMDYNFSLFMGLAIQMYESTLVSNNAPIDRYLEGNTGALTAAQVRGKELFEGRAKCINCHGGAEFTNASVRNVRNERLELMEMGSGQPAVYDNGFYNIGVRPTQEDLGLGGKDPFGNPLSETRLAQQGKFNALLGDSPNITVGAGDRVAVDGAFKTPGLRNIELTAPYFHNGGQLTLRQVIDFYNRGGDFHEQNINNLDPDIENLNLSEQDKDDLVEFLKALTDERVRLDKAPFDHPQLFIPNGHPGDTASVTNDGTGQATDGTLLELPAVGRNGGRSRANFLS; encoded by the coding sequence GTGACGGTTATAGTTGCGATCGCAGTACTTGCAGGTCATACCGTATCTGCGCAGTTGGTACCGCAAGAACCTTCGCAGCCGTTAACATCGCTCAAAACCGTACCGATTCCTGAACCAGCAAATTTAGGAGAATTCGTCAGTGATCGCGCCGCAGCGATCCGCTTAGGAAAGGCGTTGTTCTGGGATATGCAAATTGGTAGTGATGGAATTCAAGCGTGTGCGAGTTGCCACTTTCATGCGGGAACAGATACGCGAGCCAAAAATCAGCTGAGTCCAGGATTATTGCGTGTTAATGCTGATGGTAGTCCTAATCCCGATCAAACGTTTAGTGTAGGTAGTGGACCTAATTACACGCTTAAACCGGAAGACTTTCCATTTCACAAACTTGCCGATCCGAATAATCGTTCTTCCGCAGTCCTTGCAGATAGTAATGACGTCGCGGGTTCGCAAGGTGTACCGCTCACCAAGTTCAATAGCACAACTCCAGGAAACGCACAAGATAACGTTACAGTACAACCCGACGCGGTATTCCATGTAAATGGTGTTAACGTCCGCCAGGTTACTGAGCGTAACACACCAAGTACGATTAATGCGGTATTCAACTTCCGTAACTTCTGGGATGGTAGGGCGCAAGATGAATTTAATGGAGTCAACCCGTTTGGTTCGCGAGATCCGAATGCGCGCGTGATCAAAGCATCTAGACCCGCAGCATTACCGCAAGAAGTCAAAATTAGCTTAAAGAATGCCTCACTTGCTTCACAAGCAGTAGGACCACCGCTCAGTTCGGTTGAAGAATCGGCAACAGGTCGGATTTTTCCTGATATCGGTAATAAACTCGGTAGAGTCAAGCGTCGGCTACTTCCAAGAGAAACAGGTAAAAAATTACGTGCGTTGCGACCACTCAGTAAACAACTGGTTGCGGCCGATGATAGCGTACTTGGTGGTTTAAGTCGCGGAAGACAACCAGGCTTGAAAACGACTTACACGGCAATGATCAAGGCAGCGTTTAAGCCTGAGTGGTGGAGATCTAATTATCTCATCAACGTTGATGCTAGTGGTAACCGTAGTTTTGTACCTAGAAAAGCTTCGCAAACCGCAGATGCAGATGGAATTGTCGATCCTAGTCAATTACCAAGTCAGCAATATACGCTGATGGACTATAACTTTTCGCTGTTTATGGGACTCGCGATTCAAATGTACGAGTCTACGCTTGTCTCCAACAATGCACCGATTGATCGATACCTCGAAGGCAATACAGGTGCTTTGACAGCTGCACAAGTGCGCGGTAAAGAGCTATTTGAAGGCAGGGCGAAATGTATCAATTGCCATGGCGGTGCAGAATTTACGAATGCATCGGTGAGAAACGTGCGGAACGAACGGCTCGAACTGATGGAAATGGGTAGCGGGCAACCCGCAGTGTATGACAATGGCTTTTATAACATTGGCGTGCGACCAACGCAAGAAGACTTAGGCTTAGGTGGGAAAGATCCCTTTGGCAATCCGCTATCGGAAACACGGCTAGCACAGCAAGGGAAATTTAACGCACTTTTGGGCGACAGTCCTAATATTACAGTTGGTGCAGGCGATCGCGTTGCAGTCGATGGTGCTTTTAAAACGCCAGGACTACGCAACATCGAACTTACCGCCCCTTACTTCCACAACGGTGGACAATTGACACTGCGGCAAGTCATTGATTTTTACAATCGCGGTGGTGATTTCCATGAGCAGAATATTAATAACTTAGATCCAGATATTGAGAATCTGAACCTAAGTGAGCAAGATAAAGATGATTTGGTGGAATTTCTCAAAGCACTCACCGACGAGCGCGTGCGGTTGGATAAAGCCCCCTTCGATCACCCGCAACTGTTCATTCCTAACGGACATCCTGGAGATACAGCATCGGTTACAAACGACGGTACAGGTCAAGCTACCGATGGTACGCTATTGGAACTGCCCGCAGTAGGTCGTAATGGTGGTCGTAGTAGAGCAAATTTTCTGTCTTGA
- a CDS encoding pentapeptide repeat-containing protein, with the protein MSSDRPTFKQEKSIDKDITALRSGAKHLPGANLEDAELAGLALEGVNLAGATLVGANLSGCKLERARLEGANLLGTQLTGTDLRANLLGANLMQADLTSADLRGTNLRGANLMGAKLSQASCAGAFFSGANLMSSNLQGADLRGADLRGVNLCGANLHGANLSQADLQGASLQQANLEEADLRGANLTGANLTGTNLLCAELEGTHLTGVNLTGACLIGTNVVLP; encoded by the coding sequence GTGAGTAGCGATCGCCCCACATTCAAACAAGAAAAAAGCATAGATAAAGACATTACAGCGCTGCGTTCTGGAGCAAAACACTTACCAGGAGCGAATTTAGAAGATGCGGAGCTTGCAGGTCTTGCCTTAGAGGGAGTCAATCTAGCAGGCGCAACGCTTGTAGGTGCAAATCTTTCCGGCTGCAAACTAGAACGCGCGCGATTAGAGGGTGCAAATCTTTTAGGAACGCAGCTAACAGGGACAGACCTACGCGCAAACCTCCTCGGTGCGAATTTGATGCAAGCAGACTTGACAAGTGCAGACTTACGTGGTACCAATCTGCGAGGCGCGAACTTAATGGGTGCAAAACTATCACAAGCATCTTGCGCAGGTGCTTTCTTCAGCGGTGCCAATTTAATGAGTAGTAACTTGCAAGGTGCAGACTTACGCGGTGCAGATTTACGCGGTGTCAACCTCTGTGGTGCTAACCTGCACGGTGCCAATTTGAGTCAAGCCGACTTACAAGGCGCGTCACTACAACAAGCCAACCTCGAAGAAGCAGATTTAAGAGGAGCAAACCTTACAGGAGCAAACCTCACCGGCACAAACCTCTTATGTGCAGAACTCGAAGGAACACATCTCACCGGCGTCAACCTGACAGGCGCGTGTCTCATTGGCACTAATGTTGTTTTACCTTAA
- a CDS encoding DUF1830 domain-containing protein encodes MAQILDPLPPNQSSQLVCCYVNATSKIQIARISNIPNWYFERVVFPGQRLVFEAPPKSMLEIHTGMMASAILSDTIPCDRLCVSEEGKLEEAPEISTKKINLAAAVLTSVD; translated from the coding sequence ATGGCTCAAATTTTAGATCCCTTACCACCCAATCAATCTAGTCAACTTGTCTGCTGCTACGTCAATGCGACAAGCAAAATTCAGATTGCGCGGATTTCTAATATTCCCAACTGGTATTTTGAACGTGTGGTATTTCCAGGACAGCGGTTGGTGTTTGAAGCGCCACCGAAATCAATGCTGGAAATTCATACCGGTATGATGGCGAGTGCGATTCTTTCAGATACGATCCCCTGCGATCGCCTTTGCGTTAGCGAAGAGGGCAAACTAGAAGAAGCGCCAGAAATCAGCACAAAAAAAATAAATTTAGCAGCCGCTGTTTTAACGTCGGTAGATTAG
- the clpS gene encoding ATP-dependent Clp protease adapter ClpS, translated as MSVETLEKRSTNRKLAPRYRVLLHNDDYNSMEYVVQVLMQTVPSITQPQAVSIMMEAHTNGMALVITCAQEHAEFYCETLKNHGLTSTIEPEE; from the coding sequence GTGTCTGTCGAAACTCTTGAGAAGCGTTCAACGAACAGAAAGCTCGCACCTCGATACCGCGTGCTACTTCATAATGATGACTACAACAGTATGGAGTATGTCGTGCAAGTGTTAATGCAAACAGTGCCGAGCATTACTCAGCCGCAGGCGGTTAGCATTATGATGGAAGCGCACACAAATGGAATGGCGCTGGTCATTACCTGTGCGCAAGAACACGCTGAGTTTTACTGTGAAACCTTGAAAAATCACGGTTTAACCAGCACGATTGAACCAGAGGAATAA
- a CDS encoding CPBP family intramembrane glutamic endopeptidase — MWHKISSIARYPVFVRLGFFILVLLLMWLPVAIPIYLLGRDPNTVSILTMLLLYGEFIFLLRWWGKRVYHQRQILQHYGLVRTRRNWLELLRGLVSGVILVFSLFLVEGWLGWLVWLPTTGFLPQIILEGLIVAIAVGFAEELLFRGWLLDELERDYRPAVALWMNAILFALLHFIKPLPEILRTLPQFPALIVLGLALVWAKRLRNRLGLPIGLHAGLIWGYYIINVGQLTQYSGQVPDWITGVDRNPLAGVMGLLFLAILALGIRQRLNFLVSGKQAK; from the coding sequence TTGTGGCATAAGATTAGCAGTATCGCGCGTTATCCAGTTTTTGTGAGACTGGGATTTTTTATATTGGTATTACTGCTGATGTGGCTGCCAGTTGCCATCCCAATTTATTTATTAGGGCGCGATCCTAATACAGTGAGTATTCTGACAATGCTGCTGTTGTATGGAGAATTTATTTTCCTCCTACGCTGGTGGGGAAAGCGCGTCTATCATCAGCGTCAGATTTTACAGCATTACGGTTTAGTCAGAACTCGGCGTAATTGGTTAGAGTTACTCCGTGGACTTGTTAGCGGAGTTATTTTAGTTTTTAGTTTATTTTTAGTCGAAGGTTGGCTAGGTTGGTTAGTTTGGCTTCCTACTACTGGTTTTTTACCACAAATCATTTTAGAAGGCTTAATCGTGGCGATCGCCGTTGGTTTTGCAGAAGAGTTGTTGTTTCGCGGTTGGTTGCTTGATGAGTTAGAACGCGATTATCGCCCAGCAGTAGCACTGTGGATGAATGCTATTTTATTTGCGCTGTTGCATTTTATTAAACCGCTACCAGAAATTTTGCGCACCTTACCACAATTTCCCGCATTAATTGTCCTGGGACTTGCTTTAGTTTGGGCAAAACGATTGCGAAATCGCCTTGGCTTACCAATTGGTTTACACGCAGGTTTAATCTGGGGTTATTACATCATTAATGTCGGGCAATTGACACAATACTCTGGTCAAGTACCTGATTGGATAACGGGTGTTGATCGTAACCCACTTGCTGGGGTTATGGGGTTGTTATTTTTGGCGATACTGGCGTTGGGGATACGGCAGCGGCTAAACTTTTTGGTATCTGGAAAGCAAGCGAAATAA
- a CDS encoding Nif11-like leader peptide family natural product precursor, with protein MAQETAARFFKAVQQDHALQERLKATSDPEAFIKIAAQRGYNFTLEDLDQAISQLSPEEFAAVINPGVSPRRHIVPR; from the coding sequence ATGGCACAAGAAACCGCTGCCCGATTTTTTAAAGCTGTACAACAAGATCACGCCTTACAAGAGAGACTCAAAGCAACATCTGATCCAGAAGCCTTCATCAAAATTGCTGCACAAAGGGGCTATAACTTCACTTTAGAAGATTTAGATCAAGCTATCAGCCAGTTATCACCAGAAGAATTTGCGGCGGTGATTAATCCTGGCGTTTCTCCTCGGCGTCATATAGTCCCAAGGTAG
- a CDS encoding catalase yields MGKQTLVLLRFSTVGGEKGSADAVPDPRDFAVKYLYRRGQLEFNR; encoded by the coding sequence ATTGGCAAGCAAACTCTAGTTCTCTTACGATTCTCTACCGTTGGTGGCGAAAAAGGGTCAGCTGATGCAGTGCCCGACCCTAGAGATTTTGCGGTTAAGTATTTATACCGAAGAGGACAATTGGAATTTAACAGGTAA
- a CDS encoding photosystem II high light acclimation radical SAM protein: protein MENRILYVRLPCNPIFPIGVVYLADYIHKQFPSVEQRIFDLGTVPPLDFASALDTCVDEFQPTLLVFSWRDIQIYAPVGGRGGNPLQNAFEFYYARNPFTKLRGAIGGLRLAASYYTELWRNLGLIKRGLSRAKKYQPEARAVVGGGAVSVFYEQLGDKLPKGTIVSVGEGELLLEKLIRGQEFRDERCYVAGEKPPRDRLIHEQPTPIEKSACNYNYIESIWSEFQYYLQDQDFYVGVQTKRGCPHNCCYCVYTVVEGKQVRINPADEVVAEIRQLYDRGIRNFWFTDAQFIPARRFIDDAVELLQKILDAGMQDIHWAAYIRADNLTPQLCDLMVKTGMNYFEIGITSGSQELVRKMRMGYNLRIVLENCRDLKAAGFNDLVSVNYSFNVIDERPETIRQTIAYHRELERIFGADKVEPAIFFIGLQPHTHLEEYALKNNILKPDYDPMSLMPWTAKKLLWNPEPLGSFFGEVCLEAWQKNPNDFGREVMNILEARLGCADLEEALSAPIESNKKQLVTV from the coding sequence ATGGAAAACCGGATTCTCTACGTTCGCCTTCCTTGCAACCCCATTTTTCCGATTGGAGTTGTTTACTTGGCAGACTATATCCATAAACAATTCCCCAGTGTTGAGCAACGCATTTTTGACCTAGGAACAGTACCACCTCTCGATTTTGCGTCTGCGCTTGATACTTGTGTCGATGAATTTCAGCCGACATTACTAGTCTTCTCGTGGCGAGATATTCAGATTTATGCGCCTGTGGGAGGTAGAGGCGGAAACCCGCTGCAAAATGCCTTTGAGTTTTACTATGCGCGCAATCCCTTCACTAAATTACGCGGAGCAATCGGTGGACTCAGACTAGCAGCATCATACTACACTGAACTGTGGCGAAATTTAGGATTGATCAAACGCGGACTGAGCCGCGCCAAAAAATATCAGCCAGAAGCCCGTGCGGTCGTCGGTGGCGGTGCAGTGAGCGTATTTTACGAGCAATTAGGCGATAAGTTACCCAAAGGAACAATTGTTTCTGTCGGCGAGGGAGAGTTACTGCTAGAAAAGCTGATTCGAGGTCAAGAGTTTCGGGACGAACGCTGTTATGTTGCTGGCGAAAAGCCGCCACGCGATCGCCTCATCCACGAACAACCGACACCGATTGAAAAAAGTGCCTGCAACTACAACTACATCGAAAGTATTTGGTCAGAATTTCAGTACTATCTTCAAGATCAAGATTTCTACGTCGGCGTCCAAACTAAGCGCGGTTGTCCGCACAACTGTTGCTACTGCGTCTACACCGTAGTTGAAGGCAAACAAGTCCGCATTAACCCAGCAGATGAAGTTGTTGCGGAGATCCGCCAACTCTACGATCGCGGGATTCGTAACTTTTGGTTTACTGATGCACAATTTATTCCAGCGCGACGCTTTATTGATGACGCTGTAGAATTACTACAAAAAATCCTCGATGCGGGAATGCAAGACATTCACTGGGCGGCGTATATCCGTGCTGACAACTTAACCCCCCAACTGTGCGACCTCATGGTCAAAACAGGGATGAACTATTTTGAAATTGGCATTACGAGTGGTTCGCAAGAACTTGTACGCAAAATGCGCATGGGTTATAACTTGCGGATAGTTTTAGAAAACTGCCGAGACTTGAAAGCGGCGGGCTTCAACGACTTAGTTTCTGTCAACTACTCGTTTAATGTGATTGACGAACGTCCAGAGACAATTCGGCAAACGATCGCCTATCACCGCGAACTTGAACGCATTTTTGGCGCAGATAAAGTTGAACCAGCTATCTTCTTTATTGGTCTACAACCGCACACCCACTTAGAAGAATACGCGCTGAAAAACAATATTCTTAAACCAGATTACGATCCTATGAGTTTAATGCCTTGGACTGCCAAGAAACTACTGTGGAACCCTGAACCCCTCGGTTCCTTCTTTGGCGAAGTTTGCTTAGAAGCATGGCAGAAAAACCCCAACGACTTTGGTCGAGAAGTGATGAACATTCTCGAAGCGCGTCTTGGATGTGCTGACTTAGAAGAAGCCCTATCTGCACCGATTGAGAGCAACAAAAAGCAGCTTGTTACAGTTTAA
- the gntT gene encoding guanitoxin biosynthesis MATE family efflux transporter GntT gives MRFHPQYNFLQRFFRLASVNILSNLMVPIAGLVDVAFLGHLAEIRHLAGVALATVLFNYIYWTFGFLRMGTTGTTAQAVGRQDEQSVVLIGLRNALLAVCLGLAILLLQHPLGELGFTLLSAAPEVKAAGRDYYNSLIWGAPATLCNFVLIGWFLGREQSGKVLLLSAVANGANIALDYLFIVQWGLESTGAGLATATSQYLMLGVGGILLFWERQQLLFRLQIKQLLDSTALKATFTLNRDILIRTLALVSTFALFTNLSSALGIHVLATNTLLMQVVTLAAYFIDGLAFATESLAGIFQGQGSSLLLPLLWVSGSASLVVGFVFAIAFAQFPLLLFGLLTNHTTVIAQISNYVWWLLPVLGFGSLAYMLDGYFLGLTAGRVLRQASLVAAMIGAIALVTAYRFQSNHLLWFALSCFMAARVISLAFQIPKSLAAAVSPTPVSPKITTP, from the coding sequence ATGCGTTTCCACCCGCAGTATAACTTTCTCCAGCGCTTCTTTCGACTAGCAAGCGTCAACATTCTTTCTAACCTTATGGTACCCATCGCGGGGTTGGTAGATGTTGCCTTCCTCGGACACTTAGCAGAAATTCGTCATCTAGCTGGAGTTGCTTTAGCCACCGTGCTTTTCAACTACATCTACTGGACATTCGGCTTCTTACGCATGGGAACAACTGGCACAACAGCCCAAGCCGTAGGACGCCAAGACGAACAAAGCGTTGTCCTCATAGGATTACGGAACGCGTTACTCGCAGTATGCTTAGGACTCGCAATTTTGCTCTTACAGCATCCACTAGGCGAACTAGGATTTACCTTATTGAGTGCAGCACCAGAAGTCAAAGCGGCGGGAAGAGATTACTACAATAGTCTGATCTGGGGCGCACCTGCGACTTTATGCAACTTTGTTCTCATTGGTTGGTTTCTCGGACGCGAACAAAGCGGTAAAGTTTTGCTATTGTCGGCAGTTGCAAATGGAGCTAATATCGCGCTTGATTATCTGTTTATTGTACAGTGGGGGCTAGAAAGTACAGGCGCAGGGCTAGCTACCGCGACAAGTCAGTATTTGATGCTGGGCGTTGGCGGTATTCTCCTTTTCTGGGAACGTCAACAGCTATTATTCCGCCTCCAAATCAAACAACTTTTAGACTCGACGGCGTTGAAAGCTACTTTTACACTCAACCGAGATATTTTAATTCGTACCCTGGCACTCGTTTCTACCTTCGCTTTGTTTACTAACCTTAGTTCCGCACTCGGAATACATGTGCTAGCAACAAATACATTGTTAATGCAAGTTGTTACTCTTGCTGCCTACTTTATCGATGGACTAGCATTTGCTACCGAAAGTCTAGCAGGCATTTTTCAAGGTCAAGGTTCGAGTCTGCTGCTACCATTACTTTGGGTTTCTGGAAGCGCTAGTCTCGTTGTCGGATTCGTGTTTGCGATCGCCTTTGCACAATTTCCTCTGCTTCTATTTGGGCTATTGACAAATCATACTACTGTCATTGCTCAAATTAGCAATTATGTGTGGTGGTTATTACCTGTTCTCGGTTTTGGTTCTTTAGCTTATATGCTCGACGGTTACTTTTTAGGTTTAACCGCAGGGCGCGTTTTGCGTCAAGCAAGTCTAGTTGCGGCGATGATTGGTGCGATCGCGCTAGTTACCGCTTATCGCTTCCAAAGTAATCACTTGTTATGGTTCGCACTATCGTGTTTTATGGCAGCACGCGTTATTTCGCTTGCTTTCCAGATACCAAAAAGTTTAGCCGCTGCCGTATCCCCAACGCCAGTATCGCCAAAAATAACAACCCCATAA